Part of the Zingiber officinale cultivar Zhangliang chromosome 8A, Zo_v1.1, whole genome shotgun sequence genome, TAATGTAAAGTTGGTGCCTCACATAGGAAATGAATTGATTCCCCAAAAcattataatatgaataatttagatagtttagttttaattaacctaatcaataATTCAATTAATAATTACTTCCTAATGCACTTAGCAGGAACTCCATCACAAATCCAGAAATCAAGCAGTTCTACAGTTTGGTCTCGTCCTCGGAATAATATCACTGGACTTTCTTCCAAAGTAATTGATCTTCCAACTGAGAAGGTAATAATGCATGAAAAATAGAAAGACCATTTATTTATAGATTCATCTGTGTGTGAAACTTCCTCCAAATAATTACTTCTTGTTCATGTTGCTTGTAACTTTTTGTAGTGTTCTTACTTTGGTCCcaccaaataattttttttactttcggATTGTATAAGCCTACAATTGTTTCTAGTAGTAGTTATGTTGTGTTGCTTACAGGTTCCTCTTGGTGCAATCCCAACATGGAAGAAGTGCGCCATCCATGTATTCATCGGACATAATATCAAAAGCTATCAGGATAAAGAGAGACAATGCAGACTTTCCTCAGTGTGTGATGAATCTAAGCAGGGGGAGAGAAAATCATGTGCACTAGCAAACAATGAGAGAGCTGGGTCACAAAGTGGATCGAGTGGAATGGCTTCTGCTGCTATTTCTCTAGTGGAGAGGAATAAGCACGAAGGAAGAAATGGAATTTTATGTTATAGTAGACAGATGCAAGCCCAGCAATATTCTGGTTTACTGGATGCCAAGCAAAAACCGGTAATTTCTTGTTGTCATTGTTTTTGATTTCACATGTCCCTAATAGATTTCATCTTTCTTTTCCAGGTCTGTGACTTTCTTTCGTTGTCATCCGGAGGTGATAGTGTCCATACTGCAGACGGAGCGAAGTTTACTGGGCAGCTTCATTCTCCCAATTTGCATACCCATGTTCCTCAACATTCCCTTATGCCTTTTCCTTTCCATAGTTATCCATATGCCCTACCTTATTCAGAAAAGCTACTTCCTGTGGCGACTCAACAGGTAGACAAATAATCATTTTTCTATGAAGACATTTAACATTCCTTCTTCCTCTGTGACTGGATCATTAATCAATAAGCTTTTCATACTCTGTTTGGAATTCCGGTTGAGGCTTCCTGGAACTCAAAttgctttttcttttctttttgtgtaTACAGGTGCAACTACAGGCACCACATTTTATGGGAAATCAATTCTATAGACCCCAGATGGATAGCGCCATCAGCAATATACAGCTTCAACAGCAGTATCAGCTGCAACTGCTATGGCAGGCTCATTATGCTAACTACCGACCCCCTGCAGGTATCGGTGTGCCACCGAATGAGCGGCCACACGACTCTTCTGCTTCTCTTGTCCAAAGTGCTCGGACTTCAATTCTCTCTCCTCCCCTTTCTGTACAGATGCAAGGCGAATCTTATCACCCAACTTTCCTTCGTCAACATCGTCAGCTTATTGCTAATGCTTCCTCATCATCTGCAAATGTAAAGCCTCACAAGAACCGACAATTGGGGACCCTGTTATGAGTGGCTCTCGTGATAGACACTCTCTTGGTGACAAATTTATCCAATAGGATGACATATCCACTTATCTTGTTCTTTCGAGGGCGGCCTAGCTGCGGTTTACAAGCACTCTCGATGACAAATTTATCCACTAGGATGACATTTCCGACACCTCTGTCTATATACTTGGCGAAGCATATAGGAAGCGAACTCGTCCTGATGATCTGGTTTTCTTTTGCATTGGTAAAAGAAGGAAGAGCCCTGTGTTCAGTGCTTGGCACTCCAATTTAGTTAGATTTGTGTGTTTCGCTGCACTTCGTGACGTGGGCTAGTAATATGGTGCAGTGATGCTCAAGTCTAATTAAATCAGATATTTGGTAAATATGTTAAAAAGTTGTGATATTTGTAGCGACATCTATGGGTAATGCAATGATAGTTACAATAGTAAGAGTTTTTGGGATATATTCAATTAAGAgattaaatgatttttattatttttttaatgataaatttttacGGAGTTAgtagatttttattgactttCATAGAATCTTATATAGTTATGAAAAAAATTTGATGAAGTTTTATAActtttttgcaagatttttataaatatttataaattttatgaaaACTTGTGAATTTAAGGGGTGTATTAAATTTTGGGAAAGGTGGTGTCTAAGGGGGTGTATTTAATATTGGACTTTTAATTACTTTGAATGACttttatgaattttaaaatctaGGTGTATTCAATCTAGACTTTTATAAACTTTATAGAAATATGGTGGTAtcgaaattagatttttatagatATATGAAAAATCTTTTCCATTTACTCTATTCATTGGTGTCGTTCAGTAATATTGGgaaaattttctcatttttatttgTTCGAACTCGTGATCTGAACAAGATGCACATACACCCTAGTACATGCTCCTCGACGCTGAGGACATTCTCTAAGAGCGAGAGATTTCGTAACATTTCTTATTAGCTGATTGACTGTCTTGCATTtctaataaattgtttaatagtTGACATGtcatataattatataattagaAATTAGAATGGAAATGTGgtatttaaacttaaactttttaaaaatctataaaattattttggtatttaaagtttaaatagatttccatagattcttttgaaaatctttggatataaattttaattaataaaagctCTTCAAAACATTCagtacaattttaaaaataaaataaaaagtcttctcctATCTTTGAAATTTTTATAGACTTCAAATCActttaattttttacaaataagtTCTTTCTCTTCCTGCTCTTCGATTTTGATTATTTATTTGATCTTAAAGGTCTTATCCTTGTTTAACCTCTTGGCGGCGTGCATCAACGTCTCAGCATGCATTTCATATGAAGCTGAGAGTCTTATGAAATGTCGTTCTCTGATGTTATAACTGCAAAAGAATGGATCGGAACGGCTGGAACGGAACAGCAGCCGCTTGCAGCCTTTTCTCCAGCAGTGACTCATGGCGGCAGGCGCGGAGATTTTTTCTTCAGTTGCTTGTGATGGAAAACAATGAGTGTCATCCGGTGAAGCTTGCGGTGCACCAGAAAAGAGGAAAACCAATAGAAAATTGTTTAAGGCAGTCAGTGATGCTTTTGTCGACTATTTGCACGTAGGTCAAAGTCGAAGT contains:
- the LOC122012281 gene encoding uncharacterized protein LOC122012281 isoform X3, which encodes MVRRKKVKINASRWRSSNKDASGDAGGSDSEAEDFGSFQPMFSATCATSLPSQKKERLQRKVAEESDSVDPALVPRKLRSAINKRSRGPLSLAIPNAKKKHCQTFNRLPGFPRNGGRKCKQNQLFEAFTKDEEVVIEALCELSKMLPIGAQTADKEDRKALDNHQIYLASCSEGSKVDKNLLQQALADESKNTSSCLVKPLEDEKIEVHAPSEQSTAVCQKKTADSNLNRTPELTLIETEHPENAPSITCMSISRRPGVLHRCCTGNRVIQPAEQVECNNEGTPSQIQKSSSSTVWSRPRNNITGLSSKVIDLPTEKVPLGAIPTWKKCAIHVFIGHNIKSYQDKERQCRLSSVCDESKQGERKSCALANNERAGSQSGSSGMASAAISLVERNKHEGRNGILCYSRQMQAQQYSGLLDAKQKPVCDFLSLSSGGDSVHTADGAKFTGQLHSPNLHTHVPQHSLMPFPFHSYPYALPYSEKLLPVATQQVQLQAPHFMGNQFYRPQMDSAISNIQLQQQYQLQLLWQAHYANYRPPAGIGVPPNERPHDSSASLVQSARTSILSPPLSVQMQGESYHPTFLRQHRQLIANASSSSANVKPHKNRQLGTLL